The Oncorhynchus nerka isolate Pitt River linkage group LG24, Oner_Uvic_2.0, whole genome shotgun sequence genome has a window encoding:
- the LOC115108718 gene encoding growth hormone-releasing hormone receptor-like: MDYKGKPSRELPSDASLPDKLNAFYARYEASNTEPCLRAPAVPDDCVITLSIADVIGEGSPNTTAMLTLNTEASQGCVPIPPLYSLFTHDCVAVHTSNTIIKFAGDTTVVVDLITNDDETGYREEVRYLAVWCRDNNLSLNVGKTNELIVPSSLHPDCEYIFELEREERRCLQYIAEQNHSTVENSCLAFWDSVVCWPYAAVGETFHMACPAVFSLFGNNTGLVSRNCTSNGWSQPFPPYHIACSVDDNIHIPEESYFATVKLIYSIGYGTSLFFLSIAVVILLLFRRLRCARNYIHIQLFVTFMLKAMAVFNKDAKLFASEDTDHCTLSTAACKASVVFCHYCVMANFFWLLVEALYLNTLLLSSFHHSRRCLWGFGLLGWGVPIVFIVIWIGSRVYFEDTECWDINEDSPYWWIIKGPIVFSIGVNFILFMNIIRILIQKLNPRLIQFNNSDQYRRLTKSTLLLIPLFGSHYMVFNFLPDYFHVSVRLCIELCMGSFQGLIVAILYCFLNQEVQKEIHMRWLRWQDNSYGVVLPGAKGSQMDTPF; encoded by the exons atggattacaaaggtAAACCCAGCCGAGAGCtacccagtgacgcaagcctaccagacaagctaaatgccttctatgctcgctacgaggcaagcaacactgaaccatgtctgagagcaccagctgttccggacgactgtgtaatcacgctctccatagccgatgtga ttGGTGAGGGTAGTCCAAACACAActgccatgctgaccctcaacacggagGCCTCTCAAGGGTGCGTGCCTATTccccccctgtactccctgttcacccacgactgcgtggccgtgcacacctccaacaccatcatcaagtttgctggtgacacgacagtggtagtagacctgATCACCAATGATGACGAGACAGGCTATCGGGAGGAGGTCAgatacctggcagtgtggtgccgggacaacaacctctccctcaacgttggcaagacaaatgagctgatc GTTCCTTCGAGTCTGCACCCAGACTGCGAGTACATCTTTGAGCTGGAGAGGGAGGAGCGGCGTTGTCTTCAATACATTGCAGAGCAGAACCACAGTACAGTTGAAAACA GTTGTCTAGCGTTCTGGGACTCTGTGGTGTGTTGGCCATATGCTGCGGTTGGGGAGACATTCCACATGGCCTGCCCTGCTGTCTTCTCTCTTTTTGGGAATAACACAG GGTTAGTTAGCCGAAACTGCACTAGCAACGGATGGTCTCAACCCTTCCCCCCGTACCACATAGCCTGTAGTGTGGATGACAACATTCACAttccagag GAGTCATACTTTGCCACGGTGAAGCTGATCTACTCCATTGGCTACGGCACCTCCCTGTTCTTCCTGTCCATCGCCGTGGTGATTCTGCTGCTCTTCAG GAGGCTTCGCTGTGCCAGGAACTATATTCACATCCAGCTGTTTGTCACCTTCATGCTGAAGGCGATGGCTGTGTTCAACAAGGACGCCAAGCTGTTCGCCAGCGAGGACACGGACCACTGCACCCTCTCCACC GCAGCTTGTAAAGCCTCAGTGGTGTTCTGTCACTACTGTGTCATGGCTAACTTCTTCTGGCTCCTGGTGGAGGCCCTCTACCTTAAcaccctgctcctctcctccttccaccaCAGCCGCCGCTGCCTCTGGGGCTTTGGCCTGTTGGGCTGGG GTGTACCCATCGTCTTCATCGTCATATGGATTGGGTCCAGGGTGTATTTTGAGGATACTGA ATGCTGGGACATCAACGAGGACTCTCCCTATTGGTGGATCATCAAAGGGCCAATCGTGTTTTCTATTGGG GTCAATTTCATCCTCTTCATGAACATCATCAGAATCCTGATACAGAAACTGAACCCTCGCCTGATCCAGTTCAACAACTCAGATCAGTACAG ACGGCTGACTAAGtccactctcctcctcatccctctctttgggAGCCACTACATGGTGTTTAACTTCCTGCCTGACTACTTCCATGTTAGCGTGCGCCTCTGCATCGAGCTCTGCATGGGGTCCTTTCAG GGGTTGATTGTCGCAATTCTCTACTGCTTCCTCAACCAAGAG